The Flavobacterium johnsoniae genomic sequence ATATTAAATCATATCGCGCATGATAAAGTAGTTTCACGTTATGCTGATTCTATTTCTAAGTTTATTGAAAATGATTATGTTTTTGCAGATTCAAAACTAAGAGAAAAAGAATTAGAACGAATTATAGAAAATGAAATCGCTTTACTTCCAGAAAAAATGCGTGAAGTTTTTCTTCTACGAAAAGTAGAAGAACTTTCATATGACGAAATTGCACTTCAATTAAATATTACTGATAAAACTGCAAAGCAACAAGTGTACAATTCTTTAAAAATTCTCCGCGAAAAACTTAAATCTTCAATGAATTTCTTTATTTGGTGAAATTTTTGAACTTTCTTTTGTAAAATTTTTGTTAGATAATTCATGTCTAACTTATTCATTATTAAATAGTAAATAACATTAAAAGAATTTTATTTAATAATTATTTAATGTTTTTTTAATTTTTTTCGATTCCGTCTATGACAAAAGTCATTTATAACTGTCTTATCTAAAACGGGACAAATTTTCGTATTGTAATTATGAATGAATCAGAAATCTTAATGTTACTGCAAAAATATCAAGAAGGTACCTTATCAGATACAGAGAAGGATAAACTCGATGCGTGGTATTTGCATAAAGCTTTAAATAGTAATATTCAACTTTCTGGTGATGAAATGGACGATAGCTACGAACATTTGAAATCTAAATTACCATTAAAGCAAAAGCAAAAAGTTATTAGTATTTGGCCAGGTGTAGCAGTTGCTGCTTCAATTGTGGTTTTATTGGGTTCGGGAATTTTTTATTTTACATCATCTAAACAACCAAGCCAAAATATTCAGGTTGTTGAAAAAGTAAAAGAAATTGCTCCTGGCGGAAATAGAGGAATTTTGACACTTTCTAATGGAAAGCAAATTATACTTTCAGATATAACTTCAAAAGATGTTATTGCAAAAGAAGGAGAAGAAGATGAAGTTACGATTAAAATGGATGAAAATGGAGTTATAACTTACGTAATAAACCCAAATAGTAATACTTCAAAAGAAGATGTCAATTCATTTAATACACTCTCAACTCCAACAGGCGGACAATATAATATTGTTTTAGCAGATGGAACCAAAGTTTTTC encodes the following:
- a CDS encoding RNA polymerase sigma factor, with the translated sequence MSVYSKYADHILVNLLREDDQLAYTEIFERYSRLLVNHAYKILGNRDEANDIVQEVLLLIWTKRNEITITTSLSSYLYKATKNRILNHIAHDKVVSRYADSISKFIENDYVFADSKLREKELERIIENEIALLPEKMREVFLLRKVEELSYDEIALQLNITDKTAKQQVYNSLKILREKLKSSMNFFIW
- a CDS encoding FecR family protein yields the protein MNESEILMLLQKYQEGTLSDTEKDKLDAWYLHKALNSNIQLSGDEMDDSYEHLKSKLPLKQKQKVISIWPGVAVAASIVVLLGSGIFYFTSSKQPSQNIQVVEKVKEIAPGGNRGILTLSNGKQIILSDITSKDVIAKEGEEDEVTIKMDENGVITYVINPNSNTSKEDVNSFNTLSTPTGGQYNIVLADGTKVFLNAVSSIKYPTQFNGDQRIVELEGEAYFEVAKNKNKPFLVKSDNQIIEVLGTHFNVHAYNNESVVKTTLLEGSVAVSYKNQKTVLKPGQQSNASNGFTKILVKEVDTEEAIAWKNGRFKFDNADLKSVMKQLERWYGIKVEYRGDVSDVRFNGGTFRNKNLSEVLKVLELSNIKFKVEGKTVIVYP